The window CATCGAAATCGCCAAAGGAATCAACACATCGATATTGACTGTTTGGGATGCTCCCGTTCTATTGGGCATCCAGACTGTGAATGATAACGTGTAATTCGATGCTTCTTGTACCGCGAACATGCTCAATTCGTATGAGCCGTCTCCATTATCGACGAAAGATGTTTCTCCAGCCCAGTCTATGCTCAGAAGCTCTGCGCCAGGTACATCCGTTGACGATTCTGCTACTCGCTGATATTCGAACGTGAAAACGGCTTCCTCGGTGCCCCATTCAACTATCTGCGTGTCAGATGATGTCAGCTCGATTTCCATGGAATCAGGACTGACAACGAATTCTGAAGATAGCGTATTCGCGGACTCGAAATTGGCCTTCGATACATACACATGTATTTTCCATGTACCGTTAGCAACTATGTTCGTAGGATAGCTGTAGGTAAGAGATGCAGATGTATCAACCAGGAGCGTCTCACCTGTATCTTGATTGATCCAATATATCGTGATAGAATCGGCAGACCCAATTTCGGTATTGTTTAGCGTGTTGTTGAATTGGAACATCACGCTCTCCGATCCCACATTGTTCCAGTCATAATCAGTGGGTGATTCAACATTGAGAATAGTGGGAATAGCAGTGTAGTCTGCTGTCAGGGTTTTGCTATGATTAACGTAGTTGTACTTGTAAAGCCAAATCAAAACCTCATAGCTGCCAACATCTGAGCTGTTGAGAACAGCATCAGAGAACCGATAGATGCCATCTCCAAGGTGATTCAGACTGCCTTGCGAAATGACGTCATCCGTTGCATTGTATACTGTGTAGTTGGCAAATGTAAGATCACTAAGATTGAAGGCATTTCGGCCATACGGATTTGTGGTGAGTGAATAGTCCTCTACAAAACCGTCTGACCAATGTCTTGAGGCATACTCATCACCATTTGCTGAAGTTGAACTAACCGAAACAACAGCCGTGACCGTGTAAGTATCTGTGTCTTCATATCCCGGGTCACTGCTACTGGCATTCAGTTCAATGAGGTAAGGATAGCTACTCGCGTTCATCTGATGATATATCGTATCAATATACACAGTGAAGTTAATTGAACCGGTTCCGCTATGAGTTATGTTTAGCGAATGGGAGCTATTCCATAGACCCTCACCCACGATGCTTCCTTGGTGTAAAATCCGGAACTCTATCTCACCCAGACTATAGTCTGATAATGGCTGATCGGTATAGCTAGTTCCTTCGGTTGTAGTTCGATTGTACCATCCCACGATAAACGAACGGTTATCACCATATTTCCACGATGTGGTCGAAATGGTACAATTCAGTTCAGTATATCCTGGGGAGTAATCAGGCGATGTTAATGTAAGAATATTCCAGTAATTCCAATCAAAAGAGGCGTACATGGTATCCGATGCGTCTCGATCGGATTTAGTTACGATTAGAGTATAATTCAAGGGAATACTCGAATCGTTTGCCACAATCCAGTGGAAACTATGCTCTCCGGATGAGTTAGTATAAGCAGTGACGAGATGTTGCCCATTCACTTCTAAGTCTAGCTGGGCATTTGTCACGCGGTTGTCTTCATTATCAAGTACCCTAACTCTCAACCATGTAAGCGGAATGACCATCTGTTTGAAAGCATGAGTCTGAATGTCGCTCAGTTCTTCAGTATCATTGAATGCAGTTTGGCCGTAGGCATCGTTCCGATACAAATAGATATTCCATGTTCCATTCAGAATTCTGTAGAATGTCACATTCCCATCAGCATCAGTCGACCTTGTAATATTGAACTGAGAATCCGGACGCGAATCATAAGGATTTGAAGTTCCCTTCTTACTGATCCTCACATTTGCATCCTCAACATTCTGACCGTCATAGGCCTTCACATTAAAATCGACAGTAACAAGCGGTAGTGTCCATTCTCGTGAAAGGTCGCCAGTGACCTCAGATTCCTTTATCTGATAGGTACAGTACTCTGCAAGATTCTCCCAAGTATAGATTCGCCCAGTATCTGTGTCGCTGTAAGAGAAGTTGAACATCCAGTCTGATTTTGGTATCCTTGTGAACGTCAAATCTCCATTCGCATCTGCGGTTTCGTAATCGAAATATTTCCAGTCGTCATTATTTGGAGCACTAGCATTGTAGACTCGAACTTGAACCGTTTCTGAACCTTCCGTTCCTAAATCATCACCCATCAAATCGTCTAGATGAATATCAACAGACGCCAAGTCCAAAGTGATTGATACAGGGGTGAATGGGCCGGTTGCATCTCGGTTACCACTCCAGGTAACATTCATTCCGGTTGCACCTAGTTCATTGTTAAGCCAGTTTCTGCTATCAATCCAAGCAACGATGGTGTAAGTCTCGTTCAAAAGACCGATGAAAGTTACATTACCATCTGAGTCTGTCAATTCACTGTATGGAGTGCCATCACTTCTGCAAAGACGATCACCAGTTGCTGGATCAAGCAAGGTCACATTTGCACCTTCGATGTTGGAGCCGCCAAGATCTTTGACATTGATTCTGAACGAATAGGAAGAGACATTGCCTTTCGATTTCAAAACAGGTAGATACTGAGAGGTCGCATTGAAGACTCTCATATAGCCATCTTTTCCTTCTGACCCGTTCCAAACAGCAAATGCTGTACGCTCTTCCAGAATAGTGCCGTCTACTGCATATATCGTGGGAACTTGCGTATCCCAAAACTCGTATTCAGCTCTATCATGCCAGCGATAATAGTAATCAGCATAATTATTAGGATAACTCGGATTCGTGTTATAGCTCTCATGAGATATTCGAACAGTACCATGAGATATGCCAGTGTTGTTATTCCACCAACCAAAACCAGCTGGTTTCCCTTTGTTATCAGAAGCGGACCAACTGGAATGAACAGTTTGAGTCAGATTTTCATCGATTTCTACTGCTTTCGAGGTCTGATAGGGACTGAATACCCACTCGTCCGTTCTACCATCGCCACTAGTACTTCCACTATACTTGATGTAGATACGGGTAGTCCAGCCCCATCTATAGAAAGTATAGCTGATATTCATCTTTGCATATGAGCCGAAAGGTATCTGTGTTGTATAATTGATGAAAAGAGGACCATCCAAATTGACAGAAGTGGTCCCAGAAATAGGACTAATGTCATGGGTTTGTTCTCCGCCAAGGCCGTCTGGGTTCCAGTGCATGCTACCGCGATCGGTTGCCCAAGTCCAATCCCAAGTTCCATCTGCAAGCTTGTGAGCGCCATTAGTCATTTTGCCTCCAGCAGAATTGTACATCGTTACGTTATACCAATCGCCACGGAAGCTCCAGTAGTTCACATCAAACTTGCCGGACATGGAACCGGAAGTTCTTGCAAACCATACAACTGAATCATAGCTTGGTGCTCTGAGGCTTTTCACTTCAGAGTAGTAAATCCAGTAGGTTGCTGTGGAGTCAGCGCTGATATTTGCGTACCAAAAGAGAGTTGCTCCACTAAGGTAATCAGAATCCTCCCAGTAGGACTTGTTATAGACCTGCGACGGAACCTCTACGCCGTTGCTATCTACAATCCGTATGGAATTCTCGTAGCAGGTGTTATTCTCGAATGAGAACCATATATGGATAGGTACGTCAACACGAGGAGTAGAGTTTGTGTCAGTTAGATTGACGTGACGACGGTAATGAAAGGTGGTATTCCACCATGGAGTGGTTTCGTCAAGTGTATCTGCAGTCTGAATCGGTCTGTCTTCTCTTGCTGGCAAATCAGTATCTATTGAAGTAGTACCCATATTTCCCAGCTTCATTGGTATCAGAAGTAGCGCGAAGAAAGCACCAACTAGTATGATTCTCTTCTTATCCATGTATAGCGGCCCCTTGCAAAGGTTTCATAGCTGATCCAGGCTAAACGATGATAATGCACGGTTTCCCTATTCTTTTGACTCGTGCATTCAGTCATATGGAGCCTAGGCTCAACTGAATATCCTTTGGTGGTTATGGGCAACTAAAAAAGAATACTTGGATGAATAGGGTTCAGTATTACCTTTCTTGAAGAAAAACGATGAGTAAAACAGAGTATTAGCTGAAAATCAGTGTCTTTTTAGAATCGTGACGACCATATTATTCCCAAATCCCCCAATGTTGTGGCATAACGCAACTTCAGGGTTCTCAACCTGCAATTTTCGAGGAGCTTTCATCATGAGTTGATGAAGAGCATCATGAATTTGAGCCAAACCCGTAGCCGCTGTTGGATGTCCACGTGCTTTTAATCCCCCAGTTGGATTGACAGGCAATTTGCCATATACGTGGGTAACGCCGTCCTCTACTAGTTTGATAGCTTCGCCCCGTGACGCTATGCCTAGGTCCTCCATGTTTATGAGTTCGAAAACTGAGAAGGCATCATGAACCTCGCATACGTCAATGTCACTCGGATTCATTTGTGCCATTTTGTAGGCACGATTTCCAGCCTCTACTGTTGCTTTCATTGAAGTAAGTGACTGACGATGCTGAACAGCAAGATAATCTGTTGCATGTCCAACAGCGGCTATCTCTGCTGAACTCTCCATCAAGTTCAGTTTCCGGATTGTTTCCTCGGATGCAACGACAGCTGCTGCAGCTCCGTCCGACGTTGGGCAGCAATCAAACAGCGTTAGAGGATCAGCGACCTTTCTTGAATCACTCACCTGCTGTGGCGTAATTATTTTCTGAAAATGTGCGAGTGAGTTCTTCGAACCATTTTCATGAGCTTTTGCCGGAACCAAAGACAATTCTTCTCGGCTCAATCCATAATCGTGCATGTATCGTCGTGCCATCATAGCAGCTAATGCTGCAGGTGTAGCACCGTACCGAGTCTCATTTTCGTACGACATCATTTTCGCCAAAATACGAGAAGCAGTACTCCGTTTCACTCCGGACATCTTCTCGACACCGATGACAAGAACCACATTAGCTAGTCCTGCTTTTACAAGGGCAAATGCTTCTTCGAAAGCGCTAGCTCCAGAGGATGGCCCGGTTTCTACACGCGTTGCCGCAGCTGGAACAATACCAAGAGAATCAGCAAGAAGTGTAGAAAGATGATCGATACCAGTGAATTCAGCCGGGTTCTGAGAACCGACGATGAGGTAGTCAATCTCGGTAGCAACAGGCTCAGAATCCTCTATAGCTTTTTCAGCTGCATTCAGAGCCAGTTCTGTAATTGAATCCTTAAGAACGCCAAATCTCGTCATGCCAGCTCCTGTTACAAACGCTCTTGGCAGTAGAGTCACCTTCTATTCGATGATAGCAAGCAAGTCGCTGGGTGTGACCTTGGATCCCTCTTCGACATGAAGCTCTTTCACAGTTCCATCAGCTGGAGCCTTCATTTCGTTAAACATCTTCATTGCTTCAAGAATGCATACAGTCTGTCCTTTCTCCACAATATCGCCTACATCCACATGAACCTCGGTTATAGTTCCGGGCATAGGAGGGTATATGCCACCTGCTATTGCCTCAGCAGAGCTCTCGGAACCTCCCCCAGTAGATGAAGAAACCGGTTCCTCTCGCTTTCGTGACCACACTACTTCGTATTCGTGACCGTCAAGCTCTACCACAGCGTTCTTCCCTGACTTTTCTAATAGCTTTAGACTGTATTCCTTGGAAGTGTCACTAACAGACCATCCACCCTCATCATCCTGTTCAGGTTTGAGTGTGTAGCTCTGCGATCCAATCTTCACGACCAGAAGCCCACCTTCGTCCAGACGGTCTATATTTACTTCATGTTCTTTTCCATCGATGTCCAGTAAATAGTCTGGGCTCATTAGAAACCGCCTCGTTTTCTAGATTTCATAATCCGTTCCCGTCCATAGGCACTCCAGGCGGACTTCGAAGAGCCCCAGGATCCAGATGTGGATGTTGCTGATTTCGATTCCATAAGGTCAGCTCTCCCATTAAGTCCCCATGCATCACCTGCTTCTCTTCTGCCTTTTGCTCCCGGTCCAGTTCTCGAAGAGTAAAGGACTGCCGAAATAAGTGCGGCCTCAAGTTCTGGTGTCATATCACCTCGAGACTTCCGCTGAGCTTTCCGCTTCAGGAAATCAAGAGCGTACTGAGGAAACAGAGCGTATGACACTTCATCCCGAGGTTCATGCGGAATGTCCTTCAAGGCTTCTTTTGCCTTTGGAAGGCCTGGCTCCAGCATATCAGCGGGACGACAGTCAAGTGGCTCTTCATCTCCAATGGCCTTCTGCTGAATCTCAGGGTCTATTTCTGCAGGGGGTCGTCCATAGTAACCACGAATGTATTGCTTTACTTCGTGCGGAATCACCTTGTATCGCTCACCGGTAACAACATTGAGTGTAGCCTGGGTACCAACAATCTGGCTTGAGGGGGTAACGAGTGGGGGGTAGCCAAGTTCCGCTCTCACCTTTGGAACTTCATCTAGAACCTCGTCATAGCGATTCAAGGCACCCTGCTCTCTAAGCTGGTTGTCCAGATTAGATAGCATTCCGCCTGGAATCTGGAATTCAAGGACCTGTGGATTGACGCCCTTAAGGCTACCTTCGAATTGTTTGTAATTTCCCCAGATTTCTCGGAAGTAATCTGCGATTTCCGATAGCAGCTTGATATCAAGACCAGTATCACGAGGCGTTCCCTTCAAAGCTTCAACAATTGACTCCACGGCGGGTTGCGAGGTCCTCATTGATAGTGGTGATATTGCGCAGTCAACGACATCAACACCAGCCTCAGCAGCCTTGAGGTATGCCATTGAAGCCATGCCGCTTGTACTGTGTGAGTGGAGCTGAATGGGTATATCCAAATCATCCTTCAGCAACGTGACAAGCTCGTAAGCATTCTTTGGAGATATTAGCCCGGCCATGTCTTTAATACAAATCGAGTCCGCTCCCATAGAGTAGAGTTCCTTTGACTTCTCTACGAATTTCTCGTTGCTGTGATAGGGACTAAGCGTGTAGCAGAAACTGGCTTGAACATGACCCCCTTCACGATTAACAAAATCCATGGCCGCTCTCATATTCCGCAGATCATTAAGCGCGTCAAATATGCGGAAAACATCAATTCCTACCTTAACAGCTTCAACAACAAAGGCTTCAAGCACATCATCGGGAAAGTGGCTGTATGCAACGACATTCTGGGCTCTTAGAAGCATCTGAAAACGCGTATTAGGCATGGCGTCTCTGAGCTTCTCAACCCGCTCCCACGGATCTTCATCGAGAAACCGCATCATACTGTCGAATGTGGCCCCTCCAAACATTTCAAGAGACCAATATCCCACTTTGTCTATCTTCTCACAAATTGGGAGCATATCCTCAGTCCGCATTCTCGTTGCAAGGAGCGACTGATGTGCATCTCTAAGCGTGGTATCAGTAATCAGGAGATTCTTCATTACAACCATACCAGTATCTATTCATTGATTATATAGCAGTTCTGTTACGAAAAAGAATCATTATGATTTTTCAGAAACCTGGAAATTGCTAATATGGATCTGCTAATCCCTAATTCCTCCCAAATTGCGTTCCGCATTTCTCCGGGTCCCAATCCCTCAATACTTAGTTGATATATCAGTTCTTTCTCAGGGTCAGACATATGCCCGGCATTTCCTGATACCTTGTACATCATAGCAAGCTTACGCAATTTCTTTAACCGACTCAAAGCATGACGAAATAACGGTAATTGAGCAGCTTTTGTGATGTCAGCTTTCTTTGTAAAAACAATGCCATTATCCCGAACATATACATCCATTCCGAATGAGTCTAGAATCTTTTTGTAAGTCTCTGAGTATTCGATAGTAGAAATTCCTGGGCGCATACTACCCACCCAACCATCTCCATCTGCGATTCCTTGGATGAATGATTTTCTCCATTCTTCGGGGGATTCTACAATCCAACCTGCATTCAATCTACCCTGCTTGCTCCCTTCCAATTCAAAACCCAAAACTGACCTCTTCACCCAATTCAACAATGCTGAACTTTGGCTAATCCAGCAATACTTCTCACTTACGCGTACTTCACCCTTCCAGACATATTCACTGGATTTATCCGAAATGCGTCCCGATTCTAAGCCAAGACATCCTAAGTAGTAGCATGTAGCATCACCGAAATCACCACTCCATTCATATCTCTTGCTTAGATTCAACCCAAACCGCTCAATCATACTACCTCGATATAATGAACCATCGGAGCATAACACACCCAATGAGTACATGAAAGCTTCTTCTTTGGATACACGCCCATATTTCTCCTGCCATCTTTTCATTTCTCTATTCTCAATGGGTTTCAGCTGATCAAGAACCATCTTGACATCCTCTACAGTCTCGACTGTTTCAGGAACTTGAATCCAGTTGCTGAAAGACTTCCCTGTGACTTCTAAAGGTAGCCACCTGCAACCATCTCGAGGTGCCTTTTCTGGAATCTCACTAGCAATTCGAGGCAATCTTGGTAAATCACCATCCATCCACCGCTCTGCGTTCCTAGTGGCATTGATATGTTTCACCAAATCCCTCTTCAGTCCACCTTCAGGCAAAGCATCGACCAAAGCATAGAAGGAATTGGCATTTTTCTCGTGCATATTGAATCCTTTCAGACTCTCTAATTCTGGTTTGAGATGGAATGTATCCAGACGACTCTTCATTGCATCGAAGGTAAATGCTCCAGATAGTTTTCCTTTCAGAATCTTAGCTCTTGCGCTTCCGTCGTCTCTGTTCATCGCAACCTCCATCATGCGATAAATCTGCGGCAATTTGCCTTCGTGTATCCAACCCTCTGCCTTATTCCGTGGGATATTCATATCTCGTGATATTTGTCTGAGTTCTTTGGGGGTGATGCAATGATTACCGATACGAGCATTATATAATCGGAAATGTGCTCGCGCATCCATAATCCATTCTTCATAACTAAGATTCAGTTTTAGACCGGGATAATTATGTTCTAAAATTGATTCAAGTTCGTCAAAAGATGATACATAGATATTATGAACCATAGGTGGTTTCATTGCGAAGCTCCGTTTTTCTCCTCGTCCATCGCTAGATTCCATATGCTTCTTAGAAGCGGAGCTTTCATCCCTGTGCTCATTTTCTAGATCTTTTTTCTCCCCCGATTTCGAACAGTCATTGCCAAATTTGGTTGATATTTGGTTTGTATCGGCTCCTTTTTCTATTATCAGATTTGCTTCACTATGCCGAATATCGTTTGGCGCAAATCCATTTCTTGTATCCTCCTTACCTTTCAACCTTTTACTAACCGCTTCTGATAAGCTTTCAACAAAACATCTATGATATTTCCTTGCTCTAACCGATTCGCTAGTATTCAGTTTTGATATTTCATTATTACAGTCTGCAAAGACTGCCTCGGTATCTATTATTCTGCGTTCAGAATTTTCTCTAGGC is drawn from Candidatus Lokiarchaeota archaeon and contains these coding sequences:
- a CDS encoding thiolase domain-containing protein (Catalyzes the synthesis of acetoacetyl coenzyme A from two molecules of acetyl coenzyme A. It can also act as a thiolase, catalyzing the reverse reaction and generating two-carbon units from the four-carbon product of fatty acid oxidation); translated protein: MTLLPRAFVTGAGMTRFGVLKDSITELALNAAEKAIEDSEPVATEIDYLIVGSQNPAEFTGIDHLSTLLADSLGIVPAAATRVETGPSSGASAFEEAFALVKAGLANVVLVIGVEKMSGVKRSTASRILAKMMSYENETRYGATPAALAAMMARRYMHDYGLSREELSLVPAKAHENGSKNSLAHFQKIITPQQVSDSRKVADPLTLFDCCPTSDGAAAAVVASEETIRKLNLMESSAEIAAVGHATDYLAVQHRQSLTSMKATVEAGNRAYKMAQMNPSDIDVCEVHDAFSVFELINMEDLGIASRGEAIKLVEDGVTHVYGKLPVNPTGGLKARGHPTAATGLAQIHDALHQLMMKAPRKLQVENPEVALCHNIGGFGNNMVVTILKRH
- a CDS encoding pyruvate carboxylase subunit B; this encodes MKNLLITDTTLRDAHQSLLATRMRTEDMLPICEKIDKVGYWSLEMFGGATFDSMMRFLDEDPWERVEKLRDAMPNTRFQMLLRAQNVVAYSHFPDDVLEAFVVEAVKVGIDVFRIFDALNDLRNMRAAMDFVNREGGHVQASFCYTLSPYHSNEKFVEKSKELYSMGADSICIKDMAGLISPKNAYELVTLLKDDLDIPIQLHSHSTSGMASMAYLKAAEAGVDVVDCAISPLSMRTSQPAVESIVEALKGTPRDTGLDIKLLSEIADYFREIWGNYKQFEGSLKGVNPQVLEFQIPGGMLSNLDNQLREQGALNRYDEVLDEVPKVRAELGYPPLVTPSSQIVGTQATLNVVTGERYKVIPHEVKQYIRGYYGRPPAEIDPEIQQKAIGDEEPLDCRPADMLEPGLPKAKEALKDIPHEPRDEVSYALFPQYALDFLKRKAQRKSRGDMTPELEAALISAVLYSSRTGPGAKGRREAGDAWGLNGRADLMESKSATSTSGSWGSSKSAWSAYGRERIMKSRKRGGF